A window of Candidatus Bathyarchaeota archaeon genomic DNA:
AAGCAGTCCGACATATTCTGTCGAACCTTCCAGTATGCTGATTCTGCCCTCGGGAGAGTAATCGAATTCGTTGAATGCCATCACTACTGCCGCATTGACGCCAGTGTCTTTGATGGCTACTAATTCGTTTTGTGAGGTTTTAGGCGTAATTCCGTTGAATATCACGTATTTCTCAAGGCCAAGGTGTTTAACAGTATCTAAAGCCGCTATTCTCGTCTCTGGATTAGCACCGTCAATTAGAAAAGGAGTATTTGTTTGCTCCGAAACGAATGCAATGTATCTCCTTATCGCTTCTGGATACATTGCCATAATGTCTAGAAAGTGGGGCACCCCGCTTTTCTCAGAAATTGTCTCAGCAAGTCTGATCCATTTTAAAACTGCTTTTTTGTCAAAACTGCCGTCTCTGTGGTTAGAAACTTCTGGCATGCCTTTATAGAAGATGTTGCCGATTAGAACGGTAGGCAATTCTCCAGGCTGTCCACCGATTCTGAAGTTGTTGATTCGGTAGATTTTCTGTTTTGTTTCTAGCGTGAACAGTTTTGTTTCACCCTATCACTGTACAGCTGTGCTTTCAGCATTAATTATAGTGCATTCACATTTTAAATCTCGCTTGCGCGCACAAGCGAAGGCATTCACAAATCTACACAAATAACTGTCCTTCACACTCGTCAGCTAAGGCCTTCTCAAACTCGATGCATGCATGCAGCGGCTTCGACTGAATATGCATTGTTATTCAATGGCCTTCATCCACAAAGTAGTATCCCCAATAGGGTGTTACCCAAATATAGATAGCCCCAACCGTATTGATCGGCTTTGC
This region includes:
- a CDS encoding tetrahydromethanopterin S-methyltransferase subunit H, giving the protein MFTLETKQKIYRINNFRIGGQPGELPTVLIGNIFYKGMPEVSNHRDGSFDKKAVLKWIRLAETISEKSGVPHFLDIMAMYPEAIRRYIAFVSEQTNTPFLIDGANPETRIAALDTVKHLGLEKYVIFNGITPKTSQNELVAIKDTGVNAAVVMAFNEFDYSPEGRISILEGSTEYVGLLGMAKKAKVEKILIDTIVFDVPSISYAAEAIKLVKKQLGYPAGCSPANATYSWKQALKGSVLKEGFAASNASAHTIAQCWGADFLIYGPIKQAKNMIPACAVNDAIIAYYAMKRFGTKPLVKNHPLYKIF